The Medicago truncatula cultivar Jemalong A17 chromosome 7, MtrunA17r5.0-ANR, whole genome shotgun sequence genome includes the window atgcatacattctccatatgactccaatttatacaacatgtatggttCAATAAATATAGCATACATTACATCCATCAGCAGCATCATCAAACAGTGATCCAACAATCCAgaataatgcacaattaaatataactatgctcaaaacaacaacatcaatcactaCCATTCATATAAGTAAAATCAGCACACAAAATtgggtagctcgcctcgcgagcacatctgctcgctatggcgagctcgcAAAacaggttgctcgccatggcgagttcaaggcgaactcgaggcgagtgaaaatatggggctctcgggagttttgacatttttctcactcaaacttcaattctaagctccctattcatctttttaacctaaaactttctttagtcatcattaaaatcatttaggcacaTTAAACTATCccaaaaacatcttataacaacaattcaaaaatcaagttttcaaCTGGgttgctcgccacggcgagttgcTCTGCTCGaacgaggcgagctatgaagttgttcactcgccatggtgagcgatcaacttctgtacgggcagaaaactggtttttccccaaaataccatttttctccaattcactccACAAATCAGTTTACATATGTGAATTAACTTGCTGTATAaactcagaacctatttctaacctCAGAACAACAATTTCTaccccaaaatcatcatttcatcactAAACCCATAATTCtcaattttcaccaaaacctgttaaactcaaaatcagaaattaataactacactattgaagtaaacctcacccttacctttgaaTTGCAGAAATAAAAGCAGAGCAATTTGGTTCCTgggttctacttgctcttctctcccttttctcccaacttgacagTTTCTACGTACAATGCTTTCTaacttctcttttcttaacttcccattacttaactccctttattttcatttatctCCCCATAAATTCTAATAACTTCTattaattccccaaacaccaaaataattaatatttcacacctaattaaattaatatcaaaaccaaccatataataaaatatatcacaccacataaatcaccaatattaattaaaatcacatttaagactctaattaaatcaaaataaataaatatatcgactagggcgttacagtatttatagccttctatgggTTTGGGTTTCGGTtgcttagtctccaagtaataggggtatttatgtatttagggAGGTTTCTAGAAGATTCTAGAGATTATTAAGGCGACGTTATGGGTAATGCGCGCCTTGGGCCCTTGGGCTCTTTTTAAGGGTGCTAAGGCCTTCTTGAGGGGTCTAAGAAGCCCTTTTGGAGGTCTTTTGagtccttaggaatattatgacggtccacagcccccaagcacaagtcttggtacaaggcgtggtgcttttAAAGCTGAAGAATTCTTTATAATAGATTTATGCAAGTTCTGACGATCCAGGAAGGCGACGTCCTTTAGGAGAGCGCGCCTAAACCCAACAATCCTTTTTGGAGAACCTTTTAGGTCCTTACGAAGGGCGTTTAAGACCCTTCCGAGGGTCTCTAAGCTTTGAAGAATATAAtaacggtccacagcccccaagcacaagtcttggtacaaggcgtggtgctttAAATCTAATGTGGTTTTATGAACATTTGCTTTGGGCGAGAAGTTTTCTAATTATGATGCCTTTTTCATCTAACAGTTCACATTTTGCGACTTTTGTTATTCTGATGGCGTGTCATTATCTCGCTCGATCTCTCACACGTGCCTACGATCTACTGTATCTGCGCTTTTTCCGAGAAATCAAAGTTTCTTTTCCCTTTAAAAAGAGACGGAAACCTCTTCCCTTTCCATTTCATTTCGTCGATTCCGTTTCCTCATAGAGAAACTCCTTTTCCGCCTTTGACTGTTCGTTGCAAACTCAGGTAATTCTCtcgtttttttctcttttttcatgtATATCCATGGTAGTAGTTAGGGAATGTGATGAGAGAGGGAGAGAACTACGTCCTTCGAATCCTTTAGATAGGCAAAAACTGAGATTACAATGTTTGAAGCATGCCACTCGAAAAAATGGTTTAATCGATTGGAAGGTGTACGATTCTAGTTACTTTAGTCATATGAATTTCTCCGATATATCTAGCGAGAGTGACTGTAGAAAATCTGATGATAGTGACTGTGTTTTATTATATTCAACCTCAGgagatagttttggaaaagaaaTCGTCGATATCTCCTCTTCGAAAATGGTTCGTGGAAAGAGTATCCAGCTTGCATGTCAGGAATTCGATGCCGAATGTTTTTCAGACGACGTGCAATGGTATGAGTCTGCGTATAATGATCAGGCGAAGGTTAACTTTTTTAAGAGTAAGCTTTCGGTTTCGTCCACTAAAAGAGAGGAAGATATTTTCCTGGCGCCTTGCCCCGCTGGCGAGAAAGTGTGTACTATGCGCCCAAAGAGAGTAAAGGAGATTTTCCATATGTACGGCGCCGTGTTGGAGGAGTTTGGGGTAAAAATCCCTTTTACCCTGTTCGAAATGGATGTTCTACGCTTACTTAATGTCGCCCCTACTCAGATTCATCCTAACAGCTGGGCGTTCATTCATGGTTTCGAGATTCTTTGCGACGCTTAGATATGATTCCCTCCGTCGGAgtctttttccatttttatgGAACGAAAGGAGTGGATAAAGGTTCCTGCGTACCCATTAGTGCACATCCTGGGAAACAGCTTTTTCCTCCCTTTGCTTCTAAGTTTAAAAGGGATTGGAAAAAGAGCTTTTTAAGAGTCCAAGCGTCAAAAGATTCTTCAGTGAGTGTTGCTAGTGTTGCGGGTGAGGTGAGGTTTCCCTTAGGATGGACTGTTAATCCTTTGGCTGTCTCAGGCtataattatcaaaaaatgaCTCCTTATGAACAAGGTGTAGTTGGCTTTTTAGATCGGATGCTTCACATAGACATCCGAAAACTTTTAAACAAAGAAGGGGATTCGGAGGACCTTGAATTATATCTTTGTGAGTTTCGACGATTTATGCTTCTTTcccttaatttttgtttttatatttctcTAACTAACATATTTTATCTTTCCTGTTGTACAGTGCCAATGCTGCCTTTATCTGGGAAAGAGAGGAGGAAATACCTCGAAAGCCcttaaagaaaaatatgcaTCCGGAGAACACATAGCAAGCGACCCTACTGGCGTGATCCTCCGCAAAGGGACGAAGAAACGGGAACTTGTTGCTAATGCTGAATCCGCCGGAGGCGATGTGGATGGCGCTCATGAGAGGATTATTGAAGGTGAGGTAACGGGAGGCGAGGTGAATGATTTGACTCACTCTCCTCCCccgaagaaaacaaaaatagggAAGAAAGCAGGCGGGAAGACTTTGATGGTGGAGGCGGATGCTACTTTTGAAGCCTCATTCTGGCATCGAGACTTTAATTACTGCCATTATATGGAAAATCACGTTCCTTTTTCAGCAGTAGATAAAGATGATGCTTTCCATGGTAAATCTGATGAATTGGTGCAAGATGCGGGAACCAGCACTCTTCGAACCCTACTGTATATTCAATCCATGGAAAAGAAACACGAAGCTCTGGAAAAGAAGTATCAAGATTCTGTAAAGGACGTAGAGAAGTTTAAATATAAAGCTACAACTTTCGAAGAGAGGGTGGAAGGACTCCTGAAGGATAAAACCGCGCTTGAAAAGGCGGTTGCTGATGCAGAAAATCAAAAAACTGACTGGCAAGTGGGGAAAAGTAACCTTGAGACTCAAAATGCCAAATTGAAAGACGACCTGAACAATCTCAAGCTGAGGTTGAAGATGGTAAGATGGCTCTGGCCGGATTCTTTGAAGACAGTTTTCAAAGAGCGAAATCACAAGTGTCCCATTTCTATCCAGACCTGGATTTGTCAGGTCTTGATTCACTGAAGTTTGTCTAGGATGGCGAGCTAGTGGAAGAGCCTTGAATATATTTGGCggtgttttaatttttcttggTCGCctatttatctttgtttttggCGTTTTTTGTGGGCGCTTTGTAATGCCTGTTTCTGTAGGCAAAAACTTATCTATTCTGATGAATCAACTAAtgcttttaatttataatagttTCTTGGAAACTCTCTTGTTTTACTTTAGCAACAATTTCTTTAAAGAATCCATTATCAGTGGAATACCAATGAGTTGGTGAAGCTTAAACTTGTTCAGAATATGAATATTGCTTATAACATCGTGCAAGTTGCTTTCTacctttcttccttttctcatCAACTGAGAAAGGCAGCGGGTTCAACACTGCCTagtcttcttgttttttttttttttttttttatcgcaATCAATCAATGCTATATATAATAATTCCTTTACATTACTATTgagggttaataggcttttaccccgCTGCCATTTGGGGGATTTTTGGTatacccccctgtaaaaaaaaaaaaacttggagattcccCCCCCCctgtaaaatgaagattctttggtttACACCCCTCAGTGCATATGTGGCGTGTTGAGTCAGCTTTTTTTGATTACGTGGCATGGTGActgcataattttttaaatttttaatttttttattacatctcacttatatatctttttttttatttacaattaactttttttttccgaaaaacaattaaaaaaataacttaaaaaactaaaaaagaataatatgtcattaatttttttaaaaataaaaattattaaaaaaatcttctaAATATTCCAATTATTTTTCTCCTCTTCTTTCTCCAACgcatcttcttctcttcttcttctctcctcCTTCATcaacacaacatcaacaacGCACAACAATCCACAACAAcacaattctttttcttctgtcttcttccttttcttctttattctctTCAATTCAAACCCTAAATCTGAATCTAATTCATACCCTAAATCTGAATCTTCCCAAATCCGAATTCGATTCaaacccttttcttcttccttcttcctttttcttctctcttgcaTATGTGTTGTTGGGTTGTTGATGAAGTTTTTGGGCTGTTGTTGATCCGGAAAAAAAATCCAGGAAGAAATCCGAAAAAGAAGATAGAAGAAGGAGATTGCAAAATCTGAAAAGATGTTTGTGAGGTGCTGCGTTTTTTGGGTATTGCtgcatgttgttgttgtgagttgtggttgttgttgttgttgtgttgatgtTGTGTTGCTGGAAAAAGGATGGTAAAAGAAAGAGAttggggaagaagatgaagatgaaaaagaaataaaaaagaattcaattaagtttttaataaaagaattcAAATGGAATAAGAGGAGGGGATTCACGCTACAGAAAAAgatattggaatttttttaatttatcattaagggtattttaggtatttcacatttttagcatttttaaaaaaatataaaatataaaaataatgacGTGTCAGTGCCATTTCACCCATCACTGCACATTCAGCATGACACATCAGCTTATCAATCCAGTCAGATGGCATCATGGGTGTaaaccaaagaatcttcattttataggggggaatctccaagttttttttttgccagGGGGTATACCAAAAGTCTCCCAAATGGGGGGGcgggtaaaagcctattaaccctaatattGATGCTTGAAAATGTTCTTTTGAACCAGATGTTTAAATTTCAACAAAGGTTTTCGTCGTTTATATTCTAGTTTGAACGAATTTTGCAGACGACTTTTAAATCCTAAATGTCCTTATGACTATGAGTTTTTTATCGGGATGCCGAGTGTAGAggctataaaaggttgacccagtttgggcgtCCTCTCGACAGTCTTCTTTTTATCGGGACGCCGAGTGCAGAGCCTATAAATGGTTGACCTAGTTTGGGCATCCTCTCGACAGTCTTCTTTTTATCGGGACGCCGAGtgcagagcctataaaaggttgacccagtttaggCGTCCTTTCGATAATCTTCTTTCTGTTAGGACGCCGAGtgcagagcctataaaaggttgacccagtttgggcgtCCTCTCGACAGTCTTCTTTTCTGCAAactttataaaacaaaaaacgaaGATACAGAACAGAGTTTGTCGAAGAATTTAGGGTGCCTCATTAAAAACCCTGCCCTTGCAGGGGAAAAAGAGTGCTCCCCTAAAaacttttattcatttataataataaacttGTCCAAAGTCATagttatgaaagaaaaaagaaaaaagaaaatcataataCTTTTAACTGTAGTAATGACGCAAATTAACAGTATTCCAAGATCTGGGAATCGGAGTTCCGTCAAGTTCCTCCAATTTATAAGCCCCATGCTGCAGCTTTTCTTTCACTCTATAAGGACCTTCCCAACTTGGCAGTAATTTCCCTATTCTGGTTGGGGCGACAACTTGCTTTAGAACCAAGTCGCCCTCCTTCATGCTTCGAGGGATAACCTTTGAGTTATACCGCCGGACTGCTCTTTGTTTAGCCGCGAACTCCCTGATGTGTGCTGCTTCCCTAACTTCATCAATCATGTCCATAGTGCACTGGATACCTACCTCATTAGCTTCTTCTGAGAAGTTATCCCGCCGCCACGTTGGGGTGTCAATTTCGACGGGATGCATTGCATCGGCGCCATAGACCATAGTGAATGGCGTTTCTCCAGTAGTGGAGTGTGGGGTTGTATGGTATGACCATAGTACCTGTACTTAACGATTTCTTCGAAATGTTTGTTCTATCATTTACTGTTAGTATGCAAATAGTATTTTGAAGATCAACTTTAGTTTTTTAGAATTACCTCGTATAACTGTTCCGCCCAAAGTCCTTTAGCTTCCTCAAGCTTTTTCTTGATGTCGTTGACTACTACTTTATTGGCTGATTCTGCCTGCCCATTAGCTTGGGGGTGGATCACTGAAACGAATTTTGTTTCAATCCCTAATTGTTTGCAAAAGTTTACGACTTTAGAACTAGCGAACTGTGTCCCGTTGTCTGTTACTATATGCTTTGGGAGACCAAAACGACATATGATCTTCttgcaataaaatttgattactCGCTCCGCTGTTATCTTTGAAACTACCTCTACTTCTACCTACTTTGTAAAATAATCCACGCCTACAATGAGGAACTTTAGTTGACCTGGCGCCTGAGGGAAAGGTCCAACGATGTCAACACCCCACTTATAAAAAGGCCAAGGAGAGAAAACAGATGTGAGCTCATTGGCTGGTGCGTTCCTCTTGTCGGAGAATCGTTGGCACTTGTCACACTTCTTAACAAACTCAGAACAATCTTGCACCATTTTTGGCCAATAGTAACCCGCCCGTAAAAGTTTAGCTGCCAAAGATCGCCCACCAATATGACTTCCGCAAACTCCCTCATGTACCTCTAATAGCACCAGATCCGTCTCTTCCTCGCCCAAACATCGAAGCAATGGTGCAGCTCTCCCTCTTCTATACAACTTCCCTACAATTATAGTGAACTTAGTCGCCCTCCATCTAATTAGCTGTGATTCCTCTTCGTTTTTTGGGATGAATGAACCCGTTAAATATTTTAAGATTGGAGTCATCCATCCCTTTGGGCTAATGTTTAACACTACCTTTTCTTCGGTACTGGGTGTGGAAATTACCTCCTGAATTACTGTTCGGTTATTCCCGGGCCTTTTGGTACTAgctaatttttttagtaaatctGCTCGTGAATTCAATTCTCTGGGGATATGCACAGCTTCGAAAAAATGAAAACTCTTGTGCTAAGATCATTCCCCCGAATTTTGACTGGTCATTAGTTGAGAATCGCTTCGAGCTCTGAGGTTTTCTACACCCATCTCTTGTGCTAAGATCATTCCAGCTATCAAAGCTTCATACTCCGCTTGATTGTTACTAGATTTGAAATCAAATCTCAGAGATTGTTCTATGAGTAAGTCGCCAGGACCCTCTAAAATAATACCAGCCCCACTTCCCTTTAGGTTAGAAGAGCCATCAACTGATAACATCCATACATAAGGGGCGACTTCCTGGACAGGAGAAGTGAATTCGACCACAAAATCCGCCAGGACTTGAGATTTAATACTATTACGTGGGGAAAACTGAATGTCGTATTCTGAGAGCTTAACTGACCATGATACCATCCTCCCTGCTAAATCCAGTTTTCCAAGGATCTGTTTTACTGGGTAGTTTGTTCTGATAACCACCTTATGACTTTGAAAGTATGGGCGCAGTTTTCTGGCGGTTGCTACGACGACCAAAGctaacttttcaattttttgatatCGCAACTCGGCCCCTCTGAGAACTCGGCTAATGAAATACACATGCTTCTCTCTGTCCTCTGAATCTTTGACAAGTACAGAACTCATGGCATTTTCTGAAACTGAGAGGTACAAAGATAAAACCGCCCATTGGGTAGGACGATGTAGCACAGGCGGTGTGGTCAGgaaatctttgattttttgaaatgcCTCATCACATTCTTGAGTCCATTCGAATTGTTCCTTCTTTTTAATCGTAGCAAAGAAAACGAAAGCCTTATCTCCCGCGCAAGAGAGGAATCTTGACAGAGCCGTTAGCCTTCCCGTCAATTGTTGTACTTCTTTAACATTACATGGGTTTCTCATGTTGATAATTGCCTGGCATTTATCTGGGTTGGCTTCAATACCCCTTCTGGTTAGAAGAAAACCCAGGAATTTTCCAGCTTGGAATCCGAAAGTACATTTGGCAGGGTTAAGGCGCATACTGAATTTTCTTACCTGTTGAAAGATTTCTCTCAAGTCTTCCGAATGGCGCCCTTCTTCTGATGTTTTGACCACAAGGTCATCAATGTAAACCTCCAAGGTCTTTCCAATCTGTTTTCTGAATATGGTATCCATATATCGTTGGAAAGTTGCCCCTGCATTTCGCAGGCCAAACGACATAACCTGATAATGATAGTTCTTCTGATTGGTCATGAAAGCTGTTTTAGGGGCGTCCAAAGGATCCATTTTTATCTGATTGTATCCAGAGTACGCATCCATGAAACTGAGGATCTTGTATCCAGACACATTATCAATAAAGTGATCTATGTTAGGTAGGGGATACAGATCTTTGGGACAAGCCATATTGAGGTCCGtgtagtcaacacacatcctCCACTTTCCTGAAGCCTTTTTGACGTGAACAGTGTTTGCCAACCAAGTAGGATATTTAATTTCGCTGATGAAGCGTGCCTCTTGTAGCTTTTTCACATCCTCATCCACTGCCTTCCTTTTCTCTTCTCCCATCTTACGCTTCTTTTAAGCGGCCCGATGATGATATCTTTCACGACTTCGATAGGTTCTATTTGTTCTTGCTGATATTCTTCACGGGGATCAAGATCAACAACCTTAACTTCCAGTTCCTCACTCTTCTTGACCTTCAACTTGAGGCTGGCGTGGTAGCATTCGGGTGCTACTTTTTGATCGCCACGCAACGTGCCTACTCGCCCATCATCAAGCGGGTACTTCATCATTAGATGTTTGGTGGACACAAAGGCATCTAAAACGTTGATAGAAGGGCGACCAATGATCACATTATACGAGCTAGGCAAATTTATCACTAGATACCTTATTTTTACCGACTTTTGTTGGTGTCCAGATCCGAAGATGTTTTTTAGGGTAATATATCCCCGCACGTGCACCTTCTCACCAGTGAATCCGGAAAGGGTTCCTTTAAAAGGCTAAAGTTGTTCCTCATTCAAACCCATTTTACTGAAAGCGTCGTAATACAAAACATCTGCAGAACTACCTGTATCCACGAGTACTCTCTTAATTTCCCAGTTAAGCAACTGAATAGAGACGACTAAAGGATCATCGTCGTGAGGGATTACTTGCTCGAAATCTTTTGATGAAAAAGTGATATCGGGGTATTTTTCCGAGGATGATGAAAAATTGTCTCCCAAAAGCATCACCTGGCGAGCATACTTCTTTCTTAAATTTCTTGATTCCCCGCCCCCAGCAAAACCTCCTGAAATAGTGTGTAATATGTGCTTAGGTTCGGGGTTGAGCTTGTCTGGTTGTTTTTCATTGTTACTTCTCTCCTTAGCGTATCCTCGCAGTTTTCCGCTTTGAATGAGCTTTTCAATTTCCCTTTTCAGATGAACGCATTCATCCGTGTCGTGGCCCTGTATCATGTGATACTTACACCATGCGTCTCGGTTGTTCCCCAAAAACCTGCCTCGAGCCACTGGAGCAGACGGGATGATTTTCGATTCGAGAACTTCTTTGAGGATCCTTTCGGGACGAGTATTCAAAGGAGTGAAGTGCTCGGTAGCATAACGGTGTTGACTCCTCTCATATGGTTTTTTGAATGCCCCTCTGTTTCTGTTGGGTGGAACATAAGGATTCCTGCGTTCTGCTCCTGAGTTTCCTTTTTCCTTGGCATCCCTAGCTCTTTTTTCTGCATTGCATTCCTCTCCTTTCACATAACATTCAGCACGAGCAATTATTTCTTCCATTGAATCAGCGGGTTTTTGTGCGAGCGACTCATTTAATTGTCCGGCGCGTAAACCGTTTTGAAAAGCGCCAACGAAAACTTCTTGATTGGGGTTGGAAACTTTAATTGTTGAATCGTTGAAGCGAGCGAGATATTTTCTCAGTGATTCGTTCTAGCCCTGTCGAACGTTGAACAAGCTGGTTGACAAAACTTTTCGGTGGCGACTTCCAGATAACTGTTGGGTGAACTTCTTTATCATGTCCTGATAACCCACAATGGAAAAGTGAGGAAGGCTCATGTACCAGCGTAAAGCTGCATCAGCAAAAGTACCCGCCAACAACTTGCACTTAAGGGAGTCAGCAACTCCGTATACAGATATCCTGGTGTTGAAAACGGTTACATGCTCAGATGCATCACCCCTCCCGTCGAAAGTTGGTAAGTGCGGCAGTTTGAAGTTATCTGGAACCGGAGCGTTCCATATTTTAGTTGAGAACGGCTGGGGTTCTGGTTCATCCAGCTCGCCGTGATGAGAGTCCGCCTTCTCTTGTTGCTGCTGTTGCTGGATGGTTTCCACCGA containing:
- the LOC112416649 gene encoding uncharacterized protein yields the protein MEEIIARAECYVKGEECNAEKRARDAKEKGNSGAERRNPYVPPNRNRGAFKKPYERSQHRYATEHFTPLNTRPERILKEVLESKIIPSAPVARGRFLGNNRDAWCKYHMIQGHDTDECVHLKREIEKLIQSGKLRGYAKERSNNEKQPDKLNPEPKHILHTISGGFAGGGESRNLRKKYARQVMLLGDNFSSSSEKYPDITFSSKDFEQVIPHDDDPLVVSIQLLNWEIKRVLVDTGSSADVLYYDAFSKMGLNEEQL